A stretch of Microbacterium sp. 4R-513 DNA encodes these proteins:
- the nrdE gene encoding class 1b ribonucleoside-diphosphate reductase subunit alpha, producing MVEAALKETDFKTDPRFEGLDYHALNAMLNLYGPDGKIQFDADRRAAREYFLQHVNQNTVFFHSLKERLDYLVEKEYYEPEVLAKYPFEFIQQLNDRAYGKKFRFDTFLGAFKYYTSYTLKTFDGKRYLERFEDRVVMTALGLADGDQELATALVDEIISGRFQPATPTFLNTGKAQRGELVSCFLLRIEDNMESIARGINSALQLSKRGGGVALLLSNIREAGAPIKQIENQSSGIIPVMKLLEDSFSYANQLGARQGAGAVYLSAHHPDILRFLDTKRENADEKIRIKTLSLGVVIPDITFELAKNDEDMYLFSPYDVEKVYGVPFGDISVTEKYREMVDDARIKKTKINAREFFQTLAEIQFESGYPYIMFEDTVNKANPIKGRINMSNLCSEILQVNTPTTYNEDLSYAEIGKDISCNLGSMNIALAMDGGDLGQTVETAIRALTAVSNQSHIASVRSIEDGNDRSHAIGLGQMNLHGYLAREHVRYGSEEGLDFTNIYFYTVLFHALRASNRIAIERGQAFDGFADSTYASGEFFDKYIDQAWEPQTEKTKELFAGIPIPTQDDWRALKASIQEHGIYNQNLQAVPPTGSISYINNSTSSIHPIASKIEIRKEGKIGRVYYPAPFMTNENLEYYEDAYEIGYEKVIDTYAAATQHVDQGLSLTLFFKDTATTRDINKAQIYAWRKGIKTIYYIRLRQMALEGTELDQCVSCML from the coding sequence ATGGTGGAAGCAGCACTGAAAGAGACCGACTTCAAGACGGATCCGCGTTTCGAGGGGCTCGACTATCACGCCCTCAACGCGATGCTCAACCTCTACGGCCCGGACGGGAAGATCCAGTTCGACGCCGACCGCCGCGCTGCCCGCGAGTACTTCCTGCAGCACGTCAACCAGAACACCGTCTTCTTCCACTCGCTCAAGGAGCGCCTCGACTACCTCGTCGAGAAGGAGTACTACGAGCCCGAGGTGCTCGCGAAGTACCCGTTCGAATTCATCCAGCAGCTCAATGACCGGGCGTACGGCAAGAAGTTCCGCTTCGACACGTTCCTCGGCGCGTTCAAGTACTACACGAGCTACACGCTCAAGACCTTCGACGGCAAGCGCTACCTCGAGCGGTTCGAGGACCGCGTCGTCATGACGGCGCTCGGCCTCGCCGACGGTGACCAGGAGCTCGCGACGGCGCTCGTCGACGAGATAATCTCGGGCCGCTTCCAGCCCGCGACGCCGACGTTCCTCAACACCGGCAAGGCGCAGCGCGGCGAGCTCGTGTCGTGCTTCCTGCTGCGCATCGAAGACAACATGGAGTCGATCGCCCGCGGCATCAACTCGGCGCTGCAGCTCTCCAAGCGCGGCGGCGGCGTCGCACTCCTGCTCTCGAACATCCGAGAGGCCGGCGCGCCGATCAAGCAGATCGAGAACCAGTCGTCGGGGATCATCCCCGTCATGAAGCTCCTCGAAGACAGCTTCAGCTACGCCAACCAGCTCGGCGCGCGCCAGGGCGCCGGCGCCGTGTACCTCTCGGCGCACCACCCCGACATCCTCCGCTTCCTCGACACGAAGCGCGAGAACGCCGACGAGAAGATCCGCATCAAGACGCTCTCGCTCGGTGTCGTCATCCCCGACATCACCTTCGAGCTGGCCAAGAACGACGAGGACATGTACCTCTTCTCGCCGTACGACGTCGAGAAGGTGTACGGCGTGCCCTTCGGCGACATCTCGGTCACCGAGAAGTACCGCGAGATGGTGGATGACGCGCGCATCAAGAAGACGAAGATCAACGCGCGGGAGTTCTTCCAGACGCTCGCCGAGATCCAGTTCGAGTCGGGTTACCCGTACATCATGTTCGAGGACACGGTGAACAAGGCGAACCCGATCAAGGGGCGCATCAACATGTCCAACCTCTGCAGCGAGATCCTGCAGGTGAACACGCCCACGACGTACAACGAAGACCTCTCGTACGCCGAGATCGGCAAGGACATCTCCTGCAACCTCGGCTCGATGAACATCGCTCTGGCGATGGACGGCGGCGACCTCGGCCAGACGGTCGAGACGGCGATCCGCGCCCTGACCGCGGTGAGCAACCAGAGCCACATCGCCTCGGTGCGCTCGATCGAGGACGGCAACGACCGTTCGCACGCGATCGGCCTCGGCCAGATGAACCTGCACGGATACCTCGCTCGCGAGCACGTGCGGTACGGGTCCGAAGAGGGTCTCGACTTCACCAACATCTACTTCTACACGGTGCTGTTCCACGCGCTGCGGGCATCGAACCGCATCGCGATCGAGCGCGGTCAGGCCTTCGACGGCTTCGCCGACTCGACCTACGCGTCGGGCGAGTTCTTCGACAAGTACATCGACCAGGCGTGGGAGCCCCAGACCGAGAAGACGAAGGAGCTCTTCGCCGGCATCCCGATCCCGACGCAGGACGACTGGCGTGCGCTGAAGGCGTCGATCCAGGAGCACGGCATCTACAACCAGAACCTGCAGGCCGTGCCCCCGACCGGCTCGATCTCGTACATCAACAATTCGACGAGCTCGATCCACCCGATCGCGTCGAAGATCGAGATCCGCAAGGAAGGCAAGATCGGCCGCGTCTACTACCCGGCGCCGTTCATGACGAACGAGAACCTCGAGTACTACGAGGACGCGTACGAGATCGGCTACGAGAAGGTCATCGACACGTACGCCGCCGCGACGCAGCACGTCGACCAGGGCCTGTCGCTCACGCTGTTCTTCAAGGACACGGCGACCACGCGCGACATCAACAAGGCCCAGATCTACGCATGGCGCAAGGGCATCAAGACGATCTACTACATCCGCCTGCGTCAGATGGCGCTCGAGGGCACCGAGCTCGACCAGTGCGTCTCGTGCATGCTCTGA
- a CDS encoding aldose 1-epimerase family protein: MSVSPVSGAQVGLRSGSYEADIASIGASLRRLRFEGRDLVVPFAADEERPAMSGALLAPWTNRTADGRYEFGGGIHRLPVNEPQTGNAAHGLVAGLDFRVVEVRADSAMLSATIEPQPGYPWRVRVDTALRLSEDGLHQEVVATNESDTDAPFGVGAHPYLVADAPSRRAIDGWVLHVPAEEILLVSPDRLLPTDVVHVADHEHAAFDFRSSRRVGQQAINNAYSAFARDDRGLARVTVTADGVGAEIEWDERVGWAQVYTSDAADGEGYRRGVAVEPMTCPPDALNSTLGLAVLKPGASTSAGWSIRAVEGEVGPPPRP, translated from the coding sequence ATGTCGGTGTCTCCGGTCTCCGGCGCCCAGGTCGGCCTGCGGTCCGGCTCGTACGAAGCCGATATCGCGAGTATCGGCGCGTCGCTTCGCCGCCTGCGGTTCGAGGGGCGGGATCTCGTCGTTCCGTTCGCCGCCGACGAGGAGCGCCCCGCCATGAGCGGGGCGCTTCTCGCCCCGTGGACGAACCGCACAGCGGACGGCCGGTACGAGTTCGGTGGAGGCATCCATCGTCTCCCGGTGAATGAGCCCCAGACGGGCAATGCCGCGCACGGACTGGTCGCGGGGCTGGACTTCCGTGTCGTCGAGGTGCGGGCGGATTCCGCGATGCTGTCCGCCACGATCGAGCCTCAGCCCGGATATCCCTGGCGCGTGCGCGTCGACACCGCGCTCCGGCTCTCGGAGGACGGGCTGCACCAGGAGGTCGTGGCCACGAACGAGAGCGACACCGATGCTCCGTTCGGCGTCGGTGCCCATCCGTACCTGGTCGCGGACGCGCCGTCCCGCCGCGCGATCGACGGCTGGGTGCTCCATGTTCCCGCAGAAGAGATCCTGCTCGTCTCGCCGGACCGACTGCTCCCGACAGATGTGGTGCACGTTGCCGACCACGAGCACGCCGCCTTCGACTTCCGTTCGTCGCGACGCGTGGGGCAGCAGGCGATCAACAATGCGTACTCCGCCTTCGCGCGCGACGATCGCGGTCTCGCCCGTGTGACCGTGACGGCCGATGGGGTCGGAGCAGAGATCGAGTGGGACGAGCGGGTCGGCTGGGCCCAGGTCTACACGTCCGACGCCGCCGACGGCGAAGGATACCGCCGGGGCGTTGCGGTCGAGCCGATGACCTGCCCCCCGGATGCGCTGAACTCGACGCTCGGACTCGCGGTGCTGAAGCCGGGTGCGAGCACGTCCGCTGGTTGGAGCATTCGCGCGGTCGAGGGCGAGGTCGGGCCGCCGCCCCGACCGTGA
- a CDS encoding DUF5107 domain-containing protein, with product MITEQPARGMPAPAAEVGGTSPKISLPAPPSALAEALDAGGAVAWEQPLSVHTYEAAVPSPYPMFLDQRVYQGSSGAVYPLPFTEAVAEAGAPREWRAVHLENRYLRLVVLPELGGRIHIGYDKTTDYDFFYRNNVIKPALVGLAGPWISGGVEFNWPQHHRPATYLPVETTIETADDGSVTVWCHDHDPFARMSGQHGVRIRPDSSLVELVVRLHNRTKERQTFLWWANVAARVHDDYQSFFPEDVRYVADHARRALSAFPAADRPYYGVDYAALAAERPGADRIDWYRNIPVPTSYMIVDSQEDFFGGYDHAAGAGFVHWAERRISPGKKQWTWGNAPFGHAWDAQLTDGDGPYVELMAGVYTDNQPDFSWLMPGETKEFSQYWYPIPDIGPAHQATTDAALHVGRAPGRLEVRSAVTARQQAATLSILRAGEVVATRTADLVPGTTLALTAEVETEGDLEVQLRDHRGRLLVGWHLIARDDEEPWVAEEPPAPAAIASVEELYLTGLHLSQYRHPTRSPLPYWEAALDLDSGDVRTNLALADREYRAGHYVRALGRIDLALARLTRRNANPLDAEAFYLRGLVLARLGRREEAEQAWGKAGWDARWAAPAGFALAQSLAHRGRVRASLRVLDDLDRTAGYDARRPALRAILLRRLGERVQAAEVIDRALTIDPLDATLRFLSGARIDGDAGLLLDIALDLRDAGETDAALELLADVASAPATGSGNVGPTAHYLAAALLDEVGRGTDASAQRLAAQHADATWAFPHGLEALDALNAALAANPADVTARSLRGMLHYAQGRRRAAVADWNAAIEAGAESPVLLRNAGLAAYNIEHDDDKARALYERAIELAPDDPRLRYELDQLAIRLGDTSAERLSRLRPVEHLVLERDDFTIAYVRLLVAERDASSALRILTTRTFHPWEGGEGEALAAWDETLAALGMPPADPPASLGEARAAYVPPVARRDDGETDYFATSLPEMLLFRREDLPDVD from the coding sequence ATGATCACTGAACAGCCCGCCCGTGGGATGCCGGCTCCTGCGGCCGAGGTCGGTGGGACGAGCCCGAAGATCTCGCTCCCCGCGCCGCCGTCCGCTCTGGCCGAGGCCTTGGATGCCGGCGGCGCCGTCGCCTGGGAGCAGCCGCTCTCCGTCCACACCTACGAAGCCGCCGTGCCGAGCCCCTACCCGATGTTCCTGGATCAGCGCGTGTATCAGGGGTCGAGTGGCGCGGTCTATCCGCTCCCCTTCACCGAAGCCGTCGCCGAGGCCGGCGCTCCGCGGGAATGGCGAGCGGTTCACCTCGAGAACCGCTACCTTCGGCTCGTGGTGCTGCCCGAGCTGGGGGGTCGCATCCACATCGGCTACGACAAGACCACCGACTACGACTTCTTCTATCGCAACAACGTCATCAAGCCGGCGCTCGTCGGCCTCGCCGGCCCCTGGATCAGCGGCGGCGTCGAGTTCAACTGGCCGCAGCACCATCGTCCCGCCACCTATCTCCCCGTCGAGACGACGATCGAGACAGCCGACGACGGCAGCGTGACGGTGTGGTGCCACGACCACGATCCGTTCGCCCGCATGTCGGGCCAGCACGGGGTGCGGATCCGCCCCGACAGCAGCCTCGTCGAACTCGTCGTCCGCCTGCACAACCGCACCAAGGAACGGCAGACCTTCCTGTGGTGGGCGAACGTCGCGGCACGCGTACACGATGACTACCAGTCGTTCTTCCCCGAGGACGTCCGCTACGTCGCCGACCACGCGCGGCGCGCCCTGTCGGCCTTCCCCGCTGCCGACCGGCCCTACTACGGGGTCGACTACGCCGCGCTGGCGGCGGAGCGACCGGGTGCCGATCGGATCGACTGGTACCGGAACATCCCCGTCCCGACGTCGTACATGATCGTCGACTCGCAAGAGGACTTCTTCGGCGGTTACGACCACGCGGCCGGGGCTGGATTCGTGCATTGGGCCGAGCGGCGCATCTCTCCCGGAAAGAAGCAGTGGACCTGGGGCAACGCCCCGTTCGGCCACGCGTGGGACGCGCAGCTGACCGACGGAGACGGCCCGTACGTCGAGCTGATGGCCGGTGTCTACACCGACAACCAGCCCGACTTCAGCTGGCTCATGCCCGGCGAGACGAAGGAGTTCAGTCAGTACTGGTATCCGATCCCCGACATCGGTCCGGCGCACCAGGCGACGACAGATGCAGCGCTTCATGTCGGGCGGGCGCCCGGTCGGCTCGAGGTGCGCTCCGCCGTGACGGCTCGCCAGCAGGCTGCAACGCTGTCGATCCTCCGCGCCGGAGAGGTGGTCGCGACGCGCACCGCCGACCTGGTTCCGGGGACGACGCTGGCCCTGACGGCCGAGGTCGAGACCGAGGGAGACCTCGAGGTGCAGCTGCGCGACCACCGAGGGCGCCTGCTCGTCGGCTGGCACCTGATCGCCCGTGACGACGAGGAGCCGTGGGTCGCCGAGGAGCCGCCGGCGCCCGCGGCCATCGCCTCGGTCGAGGAGCTCTACCTCACCGGCCTTCACCTGAGCCAGTACCGTCACCCGACGCGGTCGCCGCTTCCGTACTGGGAGGCCGCGCTCGACCTCGACTCGGGAGACGTGCGCACGAATCTGGCTCTCGCCGACCGCGAGTACCGTGCGGGTCACTACGTCCGAGCGCTCGGTCGCATCGATCTCGCGCTCGCGCGGCTCACCCGCCGCAATGCGAACCCTCTCGACGCGGAAGCGTTCTACCTTCGCGGACTCGTCCTCGCTCGACTCGGTCGCCGCGAAGAGGCGGAGCAGGCGTGGGGCAAGGCCGGCTGGGACGCCCGCTGGGCGGCGCCCGCGGGATTCGCTCTCGCGCAGTCGCTCGCTCACCGCGGCCGCGTGCGCGCGAGCCTTCGCGTGCTGGACGATCTCGACCGCACTGCCGGCTACGACGCGCGGCGTCCGGCGCTGCGGGCGATCCTGCTGCGCCGGCTCGGCGAGCGGGTCCAGGCGGCCGAGGTGATCGACCGGGCGCTGACGATAGATCCGCTCGATGCCACCCTGCGCTTCCTGTCGGGGGCTCGCATCGACGGTGACGCCGGACTGCTCCTCGACATCGCCCTCGACCTCCGCGATGCCGGCGAGACCGACGCAGCCCTGGAGCTGCTGGCGGACGTCGCGTCGGCCCCCGCGACCGGGTCGGGGAACGTCGGCCCCACCGCTCACTATCTCGCCGCCGCGCTGCTCGATGAAGTGGGAAGGGGGACGGATGCCTCGGCCCAGCGCCTCGCCGCACAGCACGCCGACGCGACGTGGGCCTTTCCGCACGGCCTGGAGGCTCTCGATGCTCTGAACGCGGCACTCGCCGCAAACCCTGCCGACGTCACCGCACGGTCGCTGCGAGGGATGCTCCACTATGCGCAGGGCCGACGGCGGGCCGCGGTGGCGGACTGGAACGCCGCCATCGAAGCCGGGGCCGAGTCGCCGGTGCTCCTGCGCAACGCCGGTCTGGCCGCGTACAACATAGAACACGACGACGACAAGGCGCGGGCGCTGTACGAACGAGCGATCGAACTCGCACCCGACGACCCGAGGCTGCGGTACGAGCTGGATCAGCTCGCGATCAGACTCGGCGACACGTCCGCTGAGCGGCTGTCCCGCCTCCGTCCGGTCGAGCATCTCGTCCTCGAGCGGGACGACTTCACCATCGCCTACGTCCGGTTGCTGGTCGCCGAACGCGACGCCTCCTCAGCGTTGCGGATCCTGACGACGCGCACGTTCCACCCCTGGGAGGGTGGTGAGGGTGAGGCGCTCGCCGCGTGGGACGAGACACTGGCGGCGCTCGGGATGCCTCCCGCCGACCCTCCCGCGTCGCTCGGCGAGGCTCGCGCGGCGTACGTTCCTCCGGTCGCCCGACGGGACGACGGTGAGACGGACTACTTCGCGACGAGCCTTCCGGAGATGCTCCTGTTCCGTCGCGAAGACCTCCCCGACGTCGACTGA
- the nrdH gene encoding glutaredoxin-like protein NrdH, translating to MAITVYTKPACVQCNATYRALDSKGIEYEVHDLSQDPAALEQVKALGYLQAPVVITDEDHWSGFRPDKIDELAARLA from the coding sequence GAAGCCCGCCTGTGTGCAGTGCAACGCGACTTACCGCGCGCTCGACTCGAAGGGCATCGAATACGAGGTCCACGACCTCTCTCAAGACCCCGCCGCGCTCGAGCAGGTGAAGGCCCTCGGGTACCTGCAGGCGCCCGTCGTCATCACCGACGAAGACCACTGGTCGGGCTTCCGTCCCGACAAGATCGACGAGCTCGCCGCCCGTCTGGCCTGA
- the nrdF gene encoding class 1b ribonucleoside-diphosphate reductase subunit beta yields MNSPKLQLLGQVQAINWNRIQDDKDLEVWNRLVNNFWLPEKVPLSNDVQSWATLTPEEQQTTMRVFTGLTLLDTIQGTVGAVSLIPDAITPHEEAVYTNIAFMESVHAKSYSSIFSTLCSTPEIDDAFRWSVENENLQKKAHIVMDYYRGDEPLKRKVASTLLESFLFYSGFYLPLYWSSKAKLTNTADIIRLIIRDEAVHGYYIGYKFQKGLEQLGEAQRDELKDYTFSLLYELYDNEVQYTQDLYDGIGLTEDVKKFLHYNANKALMNLGYEAMFPSTVTNVNPAILSALSPNADENHDFFSGSGSSYVIGKAVATEDDDWDF; encoded by the coding sequence ATGAATTCACCCAAGCTGCAGCTGCTCGGCCAGGTGCAGGCGATCAACTGGAACCGCATCCAGGACGACAAGGACCTCGAGGTCTGGAACCGTCTCGTCAACAACTTCTGGCTGCCCGAGAAGGTTCCCCTCTCGAACGACGTGCAGTCGTGGGCGACCCTCACGCCCGAGGAGCAGCAGACGACGATGCGCGTGTTCACAGGGCTCACGCTCCTCGACACGATCCAGGGCACCGTCGGCGCCGTGTCGCTCATCCCCGACGCGATCACGCCGCACGAGGAGGCCGTCTACACGAACATCGCGTTCATGGAGTCGGTGCACGCGAAGAGCTACTCGTCGATCTTCTCGACCCTGTGCTCGACGCCCGAGATCGACGACGCGTTCCGGTGGTCCGTCGAGAACGAGAACCTTCAGAAGAAGGCGCACATCGTCATGGACTACTACCGCGGCGACGAGCCCCTCAAGCGCAAGGTCGCCTCGACGCTGCTGGAGTCGTTCCTCTTCTACTCCGGCTTCTACCTGCCGCTGTACTGGTCGTCGAAGGCGAAGCTGACGAACACCGCCGACATCATCCGCCTCATCATCCGCGACGAGGCCGTGCACGGCTACTACATCGGCTACAAGTTCCAGAAGGGACTCGAGCAGCTCGGCGAAGCGCAGCGCGACGAGCTGAAGGACTACACGTTCTCGCTCCTCTACGAGCTCTACGACAACGAGGTGCAGTACACGCAGGATCTCTACGACGGCATCGGCCTGACCGAGGACGTCAAGAAGTTCCTGCACTACAACGCCAACAAGGCTCTGATGAACCTGGGCTACGAGGCGATGTTCCCCTCGACCGTCACGAATGTGAACCCGGCGATCCTGTCGGCCCTGTCGCCGAACGCCGACGAGAACCACGACTTCTTCTCGGGGTCTGGTTCGTCGTATGTCATCGGCAAGGCCGTCGCGACCGAGGACGACGACTGGGACTTCTGA
- the nrdI gene encoding class Ib ribonucleoside-diphosphate reductase assembly flavoprotein NrdI, which produces MSAVATSAPLLVYFSSVSGNTARFIEKLGLPSVRIPLHSGEPSLVVDEPFVLVTPTYGGGQGRGEEKGAVPKQVIRFLNDERNRAHLRGVISAGNTNFGDAFCLAGDIISRKCSVPHLYRLEVFGTPEDVDRVSDGLERWWKQH; this is translated from the coding sequence ATGAGCGCCGTAGCAACATCCGCGCCTCTGCTCGTCTACTTCTCGAGCGTGTCGGGCAACACCGCGCGCTTCATCGAGAAGCTCGGACTTCCCTCCGTTCGGATTCCCCTTCACTCCGGTGAGCCTTCGCTCGTCGTCGATGAGCCGTTCGTCCTGGTCACTCCCACGTACGGGGGTGGCCAGGGTCGGGGCGAGGAGAAGGGCGCCGTGCCCAAGCAGGTGATCCGGTTCCTCAACGACGAGCGCAACCGCGCTCACCTCCGCGGAGTCATCTCCGCGGGCAACACCAACTTCGGCGACGCCTTCTGCCTCGCCGGCGACATCATCAGCCGCAAGTGTTCTGTGCCCCACTTGTACCGGCTAGAGGTATTCGGCACGCCAGAAGATGTGGATCGCGTGAGCGACGGATTGGAACGATGGTGGAAGCAGCACTGA
- a CDS encoding AraC family transcriptional regulator, whose protein sequence is MDKTTDLAPHYRSDGFPNQRLCVVPRPQVEQALSRPVTRRVTVTDVGHFPRAIGHRMTRAHGIEETIVLLCTAGSGTVRIGGEDFALTPSTAAVIPARTAHQYEASGANPWTIWWAHVRGTDAADLTAPLATLRRATPVRSLDRLVALFDELTTLLERRLTPVQLTVASGTASHLLTLLAADSALPTDGSALERAMRYLEARVDGTISVGEIAALVGVSPSHLSALFRSATGSGPGAFHTSLRMARARTLLDTTRSSIGEVAAAVGYADPLYFSRHFRRIHGMSPSAYRDAHKA, encoded by the coding sequence ATGGACAAAACGACGGATCTCGCACCCCATTACCGATCGGACGGCTTCCCCAACCAGCGGCTGTGCGTCGTCCCCCGCCCTCAGGTGGAACAAGCCCTGTCGCGGCCGGTCACGCGGCGCGTCACGGTCACGGATGTCGGGCACTTCCCGCGTGCCATCGGCCACCGGATGACACGCGCTCACGGAATCGAGGAGACGATCGTCCTGCTGTGCACCGCGGGCTCAGGCACCGTCCGAATCGGCGGCGAGGACTTCGCGCTCACACCGTCGACCGCGGCCGTCATCCCTGCCCGCACGGCGCATCAGTACGAGGCATCCGGAGCCAATCCATGGACGATCTGGTGGGCGCACGTGCGAGGGACAGATGCCGCGGACCTCACCGCTCCTCTCGCCACCCTGCGGCGCGCGACTCCGGTCCGCTCGCTGGACCGGCTGGTCGCCCTCTTCGACGAGCTGACCACCCTCCTCGAGCGGCGGCTCACGCCAGTGCAATTGACGGTCGCATCGGGCACGGCGTCACACCTGCTCACGCTTCTCGCCGCGGATAGTGCGCTTCCCACCGACGGCTCCGCGCTCGAACGGGCGATGCGCTATCTCGAAGCACGCGTCGACGGGACGATCAGCGTCGGCGAGATCGCCGCGCTCGTCGGGGTGTCGCCCTCCCATCTGAGCGCGCTGTTCCGGTCGGCGACGGGGAGCGGCCCGGGCGCCTTCCACACGTCGCTGCGGATGGCGCGCGCCCGCACGCTGCTCGACACGACGCGGTCGTCGATCGGCGAGGTGGCCGCGGCGGTGGGATACGCGGACCCGCTGTACTTCTCGCGCCACTTCCGCCGCATCCACGGCATGAGCCCTTCCGCCTACCGGGACGCGCACAAAGCCTGA